From a region of the Gordonia sp. PP30 genome:
- the rpmH gene encoding 50S ribosomal protein L34 produces the protein MAKGKRTFQPNNRRRARVHGFRLRMRTRAGRAIVTGRRRKGRAKLTA, from the coding sequence ATGGCTAAGGGGAAGCGCACTTTCCAGCCCAACAACCGTCGTCGTGCCCGCGTGCACGGCTTCCGTCTGCGCATGCGGACCCGCGCCGGCCGTGCGATCGTCACCGGTCGTCGTCGCAAGGGCCGCGCCAAGCTGACCGCCTGA